The following coding sequences are from one Patescibacteria group bacterium window:
- a CDS encoding DEAD/DEAH box helicase family protein — MPKQEKRMPLYLQDRILKDISFENLPAKWQEFDFSRFSKDKTLFDFQQDALKNAIRALHLYFKDKKADKKALFDYYKLNGFQENFDYDLKKKAEGKTIKYLLEYPDDYPVIDNKISFAHFINRMSFWMATGSGKTLIIVKLIELLGKLIAEKELPVRDILFLAHRDDLLNQFKNHVEEFNSFNFDTKINLKSLRDYESVKRENALPFAKNEITVFYYRSDLISDEHKEKIVNFQNYDNGGRWYILLDEAHKGDKEDSKRQILYSILSRNGFLFNFSATFTDPRDFATCAFEFNLSRFVEEGYGKHIYVSGQDVAAFRRETDFSKQEKQKIVLKVLLLLSYINKNFEKIRGIDSRLYHHPLLLTLVNSVNKPDADLQLFFRELESIATQEPAERILESAKEELVAEFSSNPSFYFEESEKVVLNIGELEKIGYKDILQYVFNSRTPGAIEVSFRPSDKSQVAFKLTTSDRYFALIKTGEMPQWLKDELGRFNINHRFENEGFFETLNRDDSDINVLMGSRSFYEGWDSNRPNLILFVNIGVGSDAKKFVLQSVGRGVRIEPLKYQRKRLQNLLNAKVINEQLFEKVKDLILPTESLFVFGTNAENLKEIIKTLKEEKQDKSLGEAFILNPEAQKHPLLVPVYKTAERIFAEESNPQKYIISKDDFNLTKSFYEYIGDKVAVAKYDCEVKVLKKAKESFSEKEKYYDFIETNSLFEPELTLGRIFDYMGVKSREFDRFEKVEKGKFIVHFEKVRFRDGEKYQKILEAIGKAKNYSQKAAKEKEIDAEFERTNDKEKYKEAIKQLELNFQPEVEYDKLKIKYLANHYYLPVIVSESEKIDYINHIINVESEVKFIKQLEEYLAKPNNVFTQFDWWMFSKLDQTLDEVFIPYFNPKENRFANFKPDFIFWAKKDDRYLILFVDPKAPTYTDANYKIDGYRKIFEENGQAKIFPGNRLVKLLMWGPRNTGEEYKDYWVNNFDDFANEIN; from the coding sequence ATGCCTAAACAAGAAAAGCGAATGCCGCTTTATCTCCAAGACAGAATACTTAAAGACATTTCTTTTGAAAACTTGCCCGCAAAATGGCAGGAGTTTGATTTTAGCCGATTTTCAAAAGACAAAACGCTTTTTGATTTTCAGCAGGATGCTTTAAAGAATGCAATAAGAGCGTTGCATTTATATTTCAAGGATAAAAAGGCAGATAAAAAAGCATTATTTGATTATTACAAATTAAACGGATTTCAAGAAAATTTTGATTATGATTTGAAGAAAAAAGCAGAAGGGAAAACTATTAAATATCTTTTAGAATATCCTGATGATTATCCTGTTATTGATAATAAAATCTCCTTTGCTCATTTTATCAATCGTATGAGCTTTTGGATGGCGACCGGCTCGGGCAAGACGCTGATTATTGTTAAACTGATTGAGCTTTTGGGAAAGCTTATTGCCGAAAAAGAATTGCCGGTTCGGGATATTCTTTTTTTGGCACATCGTGATGACCTTTTGAACCAATTCAAAAATCATGTTGAGGAATTTAACAGCTTTAATTTTGATACCAAGATAAATCTCAAGAGTTTAAGAGATTACGAAAGCGTAAAGCGCGAAAACGCCTTGCCGTTTGCCAAAAACGAAATTACCGTTTTTTATTATCGTTCTGATTTGATTTCTGACGAACATAAAGAAAAAATCGTCAATTTTCAAAATTACGACAACGGCGGGCGGTGGTATATTCTTTTGGATGAAGCCCACAAAGGCGATAAAGAAGACAGCAAGCGGCAGATTTTATACTCCATACTTTCAAGAAACGGATTTTTGTTTAACTTTTCCGCAACATTTACCGACCCAAGAGATTTTGCGACCTGCGCTTTTGAATTCAATCTTTCAAGGTTTGTTGAAGAAGGATACGGCAAGCATATTTATGTGTCCGGGCAAGATGTTGCGGCTTTCCGCAGAGAAACAGATTTTTCAAAACAGGAAAAACAAAAAATTGTTTTAAAGGTTTTGCTTTTGCTCTCATACATCAATAAAAATTTTGAAAAGATAAGGGGAATTGACAGCAGGCTTTATCACCACCCGCTTCTTTTAACTCTGGTTAATTCGGTAAACAAACCGGATGCCGACCTGCAGTTATTTTTTAGAGAATTAGAGAGTATTGCCACGCAGGAGCCGGCAGAAAGAATCTTAGAATCAGCCAAAGAAGAATTAGTCGCTGAATTTTCTTCTAATCCGTCATTTTATTTTGAAGAGAGCGAAAAGGTTGTTTTAAATATCGGCGAATTAGAGAAAATTGGCTACAAAGATATCCTGCAATATGTTTTCAATAGCCGAACACCCGGCGCAATTGAAGTTTCTTTTCGTCCATCAGACAAAAGCCAGGTTGCTTTTAAACTGACCACTTCTGATAGATATTTTGCGCTGATTAAAACGGGAGAAATGCCGCAATGGCTGAAAGATGAATTGGGAAGATTTAACATTAATCATCGTTTTGAAAATGAGGGATTTTTTGAAACGCTTAATCGCGATGATTCCGACATAAATGTTTTAATGGGTTCGCGCTCTTTTTACGAGGGGTGGGATTCTAACAGGCCAAATCTGATTTTGTTTGTAAATATTGGTGTTGGTAGCGATGCTAAAAAATTTGTTTTGCAGTCAGTTGGTCGGGGAGTAAGAATAGAGCCGCTGAAATATCAAAGAAAGCGACTCCAAAATTTGCTAAACGCTAAAGTTATAAATGAACAATTATTTGAGAAAGTTAAGGATTTGATTCTGCCAACTGAGAGCTTATTTGTTTTTGGCACTAATGCCGAAAACCTGAAAGAAATAATCAAAACGCTGAAAGAAGAAAAACAAGACAAGAGTTTGGGCGAAGCGTTTATATTAAATCCCGAAGCGCAAAAACATCCGCTTTTAGTGCCGGTTTACAAAACTGCCGAGAGAATTTTTGCCGAAGAAAGCAATCCTCAAAAATACATTATAAGTAAAGATGATTTTAATCTGACAAAAAGTTTTTATGAATACATAGGCGATAAAGTTGCTGTGGCGAAATATGATTGCGAAGTAAAGGTTTTGAAGAAAGCAAAAGAAAGCTTTTCAGAAAAAGAGAAATATTATGATTTCATCGAAACAAACTCACTTTTTGAACCAGAGTTAACTCTTGGCCGAATTTTTGATTATATGGGAGTTAAAAGCAGAGAATTTGATAGATTTGAAAAAGTAGAAAAAGGTAAATTTATTGTCCATTTTGAAAAGGTTAGATTTAGAGATGGAGAAAAATACCAAAAAATACTGGAAGCAATTGGAAAAGCAAAAAATTACTCGCAAAAGGCAGCCAAAGAGAAAGAAATTGATGCGGAATTTGAAAGAACAAACGATAAAGAAAAATATAAAGAGGCAATAAAACAATTAGAATTGAATTTTCAGCCCGAAGTTGAATATGATAAATTAAAAATTAAGTATTTAGCCAATCATTACTATCTTCCTGTGATAGTTTCAGAATCCGAAAAAATTGATTACATAAATCATATCATCAATGTTGAAAGTGAGGTAAAGTTTATTAAACAATTAGAAGAATATCTTGCCAAACCTAATAATGTATTTACACAATTTGACTGGTGGATGTTTTCAAAACTTGATCAAACACTGGATGAAGTGTTTATACCTTACTTCAATCCGAAAGAAAATCGGTTTGCAAATTTCAAACCAGACTTCATCTTTTGGGCCAAGAAGGACGATCGATACCTGATTTTGTTTGTTGATCCAAAAGCGCCAACCTACACTGATGCAAACTATAAAATAGATGGCTATCGCAAAATCTTTGAAGAAAATGGCCAAGCTAAAATATTTCCCGGAAACAGATTAGTAAAACTCTTAATGTGGGGTCCAAGAAACACGGGAGAGGAATATAAAGACTATTGGGTGAATAATTTTGATGATTTTGCGAACGAAATCAATTAA